A portion of the Myripristis murdjan chromosome 13, fMyrMur1.1, whole genome shotgun sequence genome contains these proteins:
- the LOC115370102 gene encoding caspase-1-like, translated as MADQQLFRARRMLVDRISTPVMANLLDHLLDDRILNERERDCVFEEHLARADRASCLIDMVRRKGARASQELITNLKNFDPFLCNDLFPPVGQAEEAAEEQDPPISPVLILCDENFKTHIQRTDKLAYPVMPKSNRTRVALLINVRNFVNKKWIREGSEKDDAAMATLLTALGYRVVRPETGEPMKYTGEDIDKAVKDFAQLPDLSQTDSVFVVIMSHGIMGAVYGSRGKAVNPNEKDDLFPIDNIFEYLNAKNCPALRDKPKVIIIQACRGGNDGSTAANKRDGAPAPTPGSHRPADTDALEEDDIKVHIEKDFITFLSYTPGNVSWRDPDFGSPFIQYLVEVFNTFSHKDHLEKLFTQVMNRFKQGPTPTKRQMPVKDRCSLSTHFYLFPGL; from the exons ATGGCCG ATCAGCAGCTTTTCAGGGCTCGCCGCATGCTTGTGGACAGGATCTCAACCCCTGTTATGGCGAATCTCTTGGATCACCTTTTGGATGATAGAATcttaaatgaaagagagagagactgtgtatTTGAGGAGCACCTGgccagagcagacagagcatcATGCCTCATAGACATGGTGAGGAGGAAAGGGGCCAGGGCCAGTCAAGAGCTGATCACTAACCTGAAGAACTTCGACCCTTTTCTCTGCAATGACCTGTTTCCACCTGTTGGACAAGCTGAAGAGGCAG ctgaAGAGCAGGATCCACCGATATCCCCTGTCCTCATCCTCTGTGATGAAAACTTCAAGACACACATCCAAAGAACTGATAAACTT GCTTACCCTGTGATGCCCAAGTCCAATAGGACGCGTGTGGCCCTGCTAATCAATGTTCGGAATTTTGTCAACAAGAAGTGGATAAGGGAAGGATCTGAGAAAGACGACGCTGCAATGGCGACTCTGCTCACTGCTCTGGGATACAGAGTGGTGAGACCTGAAACTGGTGAACCCATGAAATACACTGGAGAG gaCATTGACAAGGCTGTGAAGGACTTCGCTCAGCTTCCTGACCTGTCCCAGACAGACAGTGTCTTTGTGGTCATCATGTCTCATGGGATAATGGGGGCCGTCTATGGCAGCCGTGGGAAGGCAGTGAATCCCAATGAAAAAGACGACTTGTTCCCCATTGACAATATCTTTGAGTACTTGAATGCAAAGAACTGTCCTGCACTTCGGGACAAACCAAAGGTCATCATCATCCAGGCCTGCAGAGGAG GAAATGACGGATCTACGGCTGCTAATAAAAGAGATGGTGCTCCTGCACCCACACCAGGCTCACACAGGCCTGCTGATACAGATGCCTTGGAGGAAGATGACATCAAAGTACACATAGAGAAAGACTTCATCACTTTTCTTTCCTACACCCCTG GAAATGTTTCCTGGAGGGATCCAGACTTTGGGTCTCCTTTCATCCAGTACCTTGTTGAGGTATTCAACACCTTTTCCCACAAGGATCACCTTGAGAAACTGTTCACCCAG GTCATGAACCGCTTTAAGCAAGGTCCCACTCCAACCAAAAGACAGATGCCAGTCAAAGACAGATGCAGTTTATCAACGCACTTCTACCTCTTCCCAGGCCTTTGA
- the LOC115370110 gene encoding caspase-1-like codes for MAAQRLFNVRRQFVDGVTAPVIKDLLNDLLADGVLNERERDSVLEERRARADQAECLIDMVRKKGNEASQKLIDHLKTRDSKLHPVLFPSADQEAAAAELQFPNLK; via the exons ATGGCAG ctcAGCGGCTTTTCAATGTCAGGCGTCAGTTTGTGGATGGTGTGACAGCCCCAGTTATAAAGGATCTCCTGAATGACCTTTTAGCCGATGGAGTCTTGAATGAAAGAGAGCGAGACTCTGTGTTGGAGGAGAGGCGTGCCAGAGCAGACCAGGCAGAATGTCTGATAGACATggtgaggaagaaaggaaacGAAGCCAGTCAAAAGCTGATCGATCACCTGAAGACCAGAGACTCTAAACTTCACCCTGTTCTGTTTCCATCCGCTGACCAAGAGGCTG ctgctgcagagctccagttCCCGAACCTCAAATGA
- the LOC115370105 gene encoding caspase-1-like isoform X2 encodes MADQQLFRARRMLVDRISTPVMANLLDHLLEDRILNERERDCVFEEHLARADRASCLIDMVRRKGARASQELITNLKNFDPFLCNDLFPPVGQAEEAAEEQDPPISPVLILCDENFKTHIQRTDKLAYPVMPKSNRTRVALLINVRNFVNKKWIREGSEKDDAAMATLLTALGYRVVRPETGEPMKYTGEAVKDFAQLPDLSQTDSVIVVIMSHGIMGAVYGSRGKAVNPNEKDDLFPIDNIFEYLNAKNCPALRDKPKVIIIQACRGGNDGSTAANKRDGAPAPTPGSHRPADTDALEEDDIKVHIEKDFITFLSYTPGNVSWRDPDFGSPFIQYLVEVFNTFSHKDHLEKLFTKVMNRFKQGPTPTKRQMPVKDRCSLSTHFYLFPGL; translated from the exons ATGGCCG ATCAGCAGCTTTTCAGGGCTCGCCGCATGCTTGTGGACAGGATCTCAACCCCTGTTATGGCGAATCTCTTGGATCACCTTTTGGAAGATAGAATcttaaatgaaagagagagagactgtgtatTTGAGGAGCACCTGgccagagcagacagagcatcATGCCTCATAGACATGGTGAGGAGGAAAGGGGCCAGGGCCAGTCAAGAGCTGATCACTAACCTGAAGAACTTCGACCCTTTTCTCTGCAATGACCTGTTTCCACCTGTTGGACAAGCTGAAGAGGCAG ctgaAGAGCAGGATCCACCGATATCCCCTGTCCTCATCCTCTGTGATGAAAACTTCAAGACACACATCCAAAGAACTGATAAACTT GCTTACCCTGTGATGCCCAAGTCCAATAGGACGCGTGTGGCCCTGCTAATCAATGTTCGGAATTTTGTCAACAAGAAGTGGATAAGGGAAGGATCTGAGAAAGACGATGCTGCAATGGCGACTCTGCTCACTGCTCTGGGATACAGAGTGGTGAGACCTGAAACTGGTGAACCCATGAAATACACTGGAGAG GCTGTGAAGGACTTCGCTCAGCTTCCTGACCTGTCCCAGACAGACAGTGTCATCGTGGTCATCATGTCTCATGGGATAATGGGGGCCGTCTATGGCAGCCGTGGGAAGGCAGTGAATCCCAATGAAAAAGACGACTTGTTCCCCATTGACAATATCTTTGAGTACTTGAATGCAAAGAACTGTCCTGCACTTCGGGACAAACCAAAGGTCATCATCATCCAGGCCTGCAGAGGAG GAAATGACGGATCTACGGCTGCTAATAAAAGAGATGGTGCTCCTGCACCCACACCAGGCTCACACAGGCCTGCTGATACAGATGCCTTGGAGGAAGATGACATCAAAGTACACATAGAGAAAGACTTCATCACTTTTCTTTCCTACACCCCTG GAAATGTTTCCTGGAGGGATCCAGACTTTGGGTCTCCTTTCATCCAGTACCTTGTTGAGGTATTCAACACCTTTTCCCACAAGGATCACCTTGAGAAACTGTTCACCAAG GTCATGAACCGCTTTAAGCAAGGTCCCACTCCAACCAAAAGACAGATGCCAGTCAAAGACAGATGCAGTTTATCAACGCACTTCTACCTCTTCCCAGGCCTTTGA
- the LOC115370105 gene encoding caspase-1-like isoform X1 gives MADQQLFRARRMLVDRISTPVMANLLDHLLEDRILNERERDCVFEEHLARADRASCLIDMVRRKGARASQELITNLKNFDPFLCNDLFPPVGQAEEAAEEQDPPISPVLILCDENFKTHIQRTDKLAYPVMPKSNRTRVALLINVRNFVNKKWIREGSEKDDAAMATLLTALGYRVVRPETGEPMKYTGEDIDKAVKDFAQLPDLSQTDSVIVVIMSHGIMGAVYGSRGKAVNPNEKDDLFPIDNIFEYLNAKNCPALRDKPKVIIIQACRGGNDGSTAANKRDGAPAPTPGSHRPADTDALEEDDIKVHIEKDFITFLSYTPGNVSWRDPDFGSPFIQYLVEVFNTFSHKDHLEKLFTKVMNRFKQGPTPTKRQMPVKDRCSLSTHFYLFPGL, from the exons ATGGCCG ATCAGCAGCTTTTCAGGGCTCGCCGCATGCTTGTGGACAGGATCTCAACCCCTGTTATGGCGAATCTCTTGGATCACCTTTTGGAAGATAGAATcttaaatgaaagagagagagactgtgtatTTGAGGAGCACCTGgccagagcagacagagcatcATGCCTCATAGACATGGTGAGGAGGAAAGGGGCCAGGGCCAGTCAAGAGCTGATCACTAACCTGAAGAACTTCGACCCTTTTCTCTGCAATGACCTGTTTCCACCTGTTGGACAAGCTGAAGAGGCAG ctgaAGAGCAGGATCCACCGATATCCCCTGTCCTCATCCTCTGTGATGAAAACTTCAAGACACACATCCAAAGAACTGATAAACTT GCTTACCCTGTGATGCCCAAGTCCAATAGGACGCGTGTGGCCCTGCTAATCAATGTTCGGAATTTTGTCAACAAGAAGTGGATAAGGGAAGGATCTGAGAAAGACGATGCTGCAATGGCGACTCTGCTCACTGCTCTGGGATACAGAGTGGTGAGACCTGAAACTGGTGAACCCATGAAATACACTGGAGAG GACATTGACAAGGCTGTGAAGGACTTCGCTCAGCTTCCTGACCTGTCCCAGACAGACAGTGTCATCGTGGTCATCATGTCTCATGGGATAATGGGGGCCGTCTATGGCAGCCGTGGGAAGGCAGTGAATCCCAATGAAAAAGACGACTTGTTCCCCATTGACAATATCTTTGAGTACTTGAATGCAAAGAACTGTCCTGCACTTCGGGACAAACCAAAGGTCATCATCATCCAGGCCTGCAGAGGAG GAAATGACGGATCTACGGCTGCTAATAAAAGAGATGGTGCTCCTGCACCCACACCAGGCTCACACAGGCCTGCTGATACAGATGCCTTGGAGGAAGATGACATCAAAGTACACATAGAGAAAGACTTCATCACTTTTCTTTCCTACACCCCTG GAAATGTTTCCTGGAGGGATCCAGACTTTGGGTCTCCTTTCATCCAGTACCTTGTTGAGGTATTCAACACCTTTTCCCACAAGGATCACCTTGAGAAACTGTTCACCAAG GTCATGAACCGCTTTAAGCAAGGTCCCACTCCAACCAAAAGACAGATGCCAGTCAAAGACAGATGCAGTTTATCAACGCACTTCTACCTCTTCCCAGGCCTTTGA
- the LOC115370114 gene encoding caspase-1-A-like, translating into MAAQQLFSVRHQFVDGVTAPVIKDLLNDLLADEVLTERERDSVLEERRARADQAECLIDMVRKKGDEASQKLIDHLKTKDPKLHSVLFPSADQEAAAAELQFPNLK; encoded by the exons ATGGCCG ctcAGCAGCTTTTCAGTGTCAGGCATCAGTTTGTGGATGGTGTGACAGCCCCAGTTATAAAGGATCTCCTGAATGACCTTTTAGCCGATGAAGTCTTGACTGAAAGAGAGCGAGACTCTGTGTTGGAGGAGAGGCGTGCCAGAGCAGACCAGGCAGAATGTCTGATTGACATggtgaggaagaaaggagaCGAAGCCAGTCAAAAGCTGATTGATCACCTGAAGACCAAAGACCCTAAACTTCACTCTGTTCTGTTTCCATCCGCTGACCAAGAGGCTG ctgctgcagagctccagttCCCGAACCTCAAATGA